The DNA region GAGGCCATTCACCAAGTCAATGAGTTTGATTTAAATTCAATTATTCCAACAGAACGAAAACCTCTAATTCATACTGAGGATATAAAATGGTAATAAACAAAAAACGCTCACTGTTCCACAAACAGTGAGCGTTTTTTAAATAGTATCAATCCACCTCTACTCTACTCTTGGCGTCACTTCAAATTTCCTAAACTTAATAGGACCGTGATCACCTTGAATCAAAAACGGACCCGGCTCTCCTTCGTTACTATCTAATGCACCTCCAGTAATTCCCGGTATGTTTTGGTCATTGATAATTGTTTTTCCATTAGCAACAATAGTAACACGACGGCCAATTAACGTAATATCATATTCCTGCCATTCACTAGCATCGTTAGCCGCCATTTCATTTGGCGTTAAAAATCCGTAGATACCCCCAAACAAAACACTAGATGGGTCAGAACCTTTATCATCTGTAATCTGCACCTCATAGCGACCTCTTAGATAAACTCCACTGTTACTCCCTGGTGGCACTTTAAACTCTACATGTAACTTAAAGTCTTTAAACTTCTCTTCCGAAACTAAATTAGCTCCAGACTTTGGACTAGAAAGAACACCATCTTCAATCACCCATTGGTTTTCACCCATGGCTTTCCATCCATTTAAATCCTTCCCGTTAAAAAGGTCCTTAGTTTTACCCCATTTTGCTTTTTCAACATATTTTAATTTAGGTGCTCTCACCGCCGTCCAACTATACGGTTTACCATCTGTGTAAATCATGGTTCCTTTCAGTTCCTCGCCATCTAAAGAACCGGTAAAGGTCATATCAGTTCCATCCGGCTCCCATTGTTTGGGTATACTAAAAGTAAAAATATCGTTTTTTACTTCTATTTCAGCAATAGGCCTGGCACTACCAAAGGCATAAACAAACTGACCTACCAAAGTATTGGTACCGGAATGTTTAACTTCTAACCAAGACGGTAATTCTTCTCCGTCTTTTTGAATGACCAAATCCCACTTTCCTTCTAAAGATTTTACCCCCTGTGCATTTAAACCCATTGCCATAAGCATAACACCTGCCATGGCCGAAAACAATTTCAATCCCATATTCTTATTCTTAAATTTTTCCAATTGATAAATATAGGGAATACATAACGTTTACACATGAATTTCTTTAAGCAATCACAACACTGCAAACAGAGTTTAACTTTTATTTTATGTCTTTAATTTTTAAGTAACTTTAAACACCATTCACAACATAAAACCAAAGGAACAATCTAATGAAAGAGAAAAAAAACTCCTCAACAACATCAAGACGATCATTCATTAAAAAAGGAGCTATTGCTTCCTCAATTTTTATCGTCCCCAGACATGTATTAGGTGGCGCTGGCTATTTAGCCCCTAGCGACCGTTTAAATCTAGCTGCTATTGGTGCCGGTGGCAAAGGAAGCAGTGACATTTTTAATGCTTCTGTAAACGGACGCGAAAAAGTAGCAGCACTTTGTGATGTTGACTTTGCCGGTTCTGCAAAAAAATCAATCGAGAATTTTCCAAAAGCTAAATTGTATGCCGATTATAGGGAAATGCTGGATAAGGAAAAAGGTATTGACGCGGTAACCATTTCAACTCCTGACCACATACACGGCCCAGCCGCAAAATATGCTATGGAGAGAGGTATTCATGTATATGTACAGAAACCCATGACCCACAACATTCGTGAAGCTCGAATTCTTACCCAAATGGCCCGAGACAATAAAATTGTAAGTCAAATGGGAAATCAAGGAGGCTCAAATCCCCTTCTGGGCATGGTCCAAAAATGGATTGACGATGGTGCTATTGGTGCCGTCTCTAAAGTTCAAGTATGGACCAATCGTCCTGTATGGCCACAAGGTGGTGCTATGCAAGCAGCTGACCCCAGTTTGAAACCGGAGAGCCTAGATTGGAATCTTTGGTTAGGGCCTGCACCCGACAAACCGTACACACCAAACCTACACCCTTTTAGCTGGAGAGGCTGGTGGGATTATGGAACTGGAGCATTAGGAGATGTTGGTTGTCATTTGATAGATATTCCATTCCGTACGTTGGGATTAAAATATCCTACCG from Zobellia alginiliquefaciens includes:
- a CDS encoding 3-keto-disaccharide hydrolase, producing the protein MGLKLFSAMAGVMLMAMGLNAQGVKSLEGKWDLVIQKDGEELPSWLEVKHSGTNTLVGQFVYAFGSARPIAEIEVKNDIFTFSIPKQWEPDGTDMTFTGSLDGEELKGTMIYTDGKPYSWTAVRAPKLKYVEKAKWGKTKDLFNGKDLNGWKAMGENQWVIEDGVLSSPKSGANLVSEEKFKDFKLHVEFKVPPGSNSGVYLRGRYEVQITDDKGSDPSSVLFGGIYGFLTPNEMAANDASEWQEYDITLIGRRVTIVANGKTIINDQNIPGITGGALDSNEGEPGPFLIQGDHGPIKFRKFEVTPRVE
- a CDS encoding Gfo/Idh/MocA family protein — encoded protein: MKEKKNSSTTSRRSFIKKGAIASSIFIVPRHVLGGAGYLAPSDRLNLAAIGAGGKGSSDIFNASVNGREKVAALCDVDFAGSAKKSIENFPKAKLYADYREMLDKEKGIDAVTISTPDHIHGPAAKYAMERGIHVYVQKPMTHNIREARILTQMARDNKIVSQMGNQGGSNPLLGMVQKWIDDGAIGAVSKVQVWTNRPVWPQGGAMQAADPSLKPESLDWNLWLGPAPDKPYTPNLHPFSWRGWWDYGTGALGDVGCHLIDIPFRTLGLKYPTDAEASVSSVYSQMWNADYHPEGCPASSFITLHFDATEKTKTPIEMTWNDGGIRPSHPDIIPANNDIGGPGSYNGVLIIGEKGIISTNINDSSPLTPKLYLNDGTTDFGPETEPNDEPEYGHQRKWVDACKAGFGSEEHKGLTSSFDYAGPMTETVLMGNLAIRSYLLRKEDSNGKMDFYARKKLLWDGENMRITNLEEANQFVGRTYRDGFKV